The DNA window TCGGAATATACGAATTGGCAGCCGTGCCCTGGCCGAAGGTGACGGCATCGACGATCGCCTTCTTGTCGACCGCCATGTCGAGCGCCTGGCGGACTTCCTTCTTGCCGAGCGCGCCATGCGCGTGGTTGATCAGAAGATGATCCTCACGGGTCGAAGCGTCGGTATCGACATTGAGGCTGGGATCCTTCTTCAGCTCCGCCACGCGGGAAAAGGGAACGAAGATCGCTGCATCGAGCTGGCCGGCCTGGACGTTCAGCATACGGGTATTGTCGTCCGGCACGGAGATCCATTCGACGCCATCAAGCTTCACACGGTCGGCCTGCCAGAAATAGGGGTTCTTCTTGAGGATGATGCGATCGCCGCGCCGCCATTCGTCGACGACAAAGGCGCCCGAGGCGATCGGCTTTTCGCCATAAGCGTCGGGGCCGAGCGTTTCCATGCCCTTCTTGGAGATGACTGAGGCATTCGGCAGTGCCAGCGTCGACAGGAAGGGCGCGGAGGGATGCTTGAGCTTGATCGTCAGCGTATGCGCGTCGGTTGCGACCGCGGTATCGATTACCTTGTAGGAATCACTCCAGAGCGAGGCCGTGTCGTCGCGGATGCGCAACAGGCTGAAGGCGGCATCCTCGGCCGTCAGCGGCGAGCCGTCGGAGAATTTCGTGTCGCGGATCTTAAAGACATAGGTCAGGCCATCGTCGGATGCGGTCCAACTTTCGGCGAGACCGGGCTCCAGCTTGGTGCCGGTCTTGTCAACACGGATCAGCACGTCGTAGACGTTCGAGAAGACCCAGTTATCGATGTTCTGCGCCGTCTTAATCGGATCGAACGTCGTCGAATCTTCGCGGCGGCCGATGGTCAGCACACCGGCAGCTTCGGCATAGGTTGCGGTGAGAGTAAGGCCGGCGACGATGGCCGCGAGCCCGATTGATTTCCATCTGCTGGTCATAAGATCGTTCCCTTGGTTGTTATGGCATGCGCTTGAATGGCAGGATTTCGACGACTTTCCTTTCGCCCCGAA is part of the Rhizobium jaguaris genome and encodes:
- a CDS encoding ABC transporter substrate-binding protein, producing the protein MTSRWKSIGLAAIVAGLTLTATYAEAAGVLTIGRREDSTTFDPIKTAQNIDNWVFSNVYDVLIRVDKTGTKLEPGLAESWTASDDGLTYVFKIRDTKFSDGSPLTAEDAAFSLLRIRDDTASLWSDSYKVIDTAVATDAHTLTIKLKHPSAPFLSTLALPNASVISKKGMETLGPDAYGEKPIASGAFVVDEWRRGDRIILKKNPYFWQADRVKLDGVEWISVPDDNTRMLNVQAGQLDAAIFVPFSRVAELKKDPSLNVDTDASTREDHLLINHAHGALGKKEVRQALDMAVDKKAIVDAVTFGQGTAANSYIPKGALYHYADNLQRPYDPDKAKKLLADAGVSNLTLTYLLRAGDEVDEQTAVLVQQQLQKAGITANLQKVDPSQEWDMTVAGDYDISVNYWTNDILDPDQKTTFVLGHDSNNNYSTNYKNEAVKELVAKARLELDPKKREQMYIDLQKMAKEDVNWIDLYYSPYINVSRKNIENFYQNPLGRFFLEDTVKN